Part of the Crossiella cryophila genome, GCCGCGGCCGACTGGACCGAGGCCGACGACGTGCAGGTCGCCATCGCCCTCGACAGCTGGCTGCCCACCCTGGGCAGCCGCCGCACCGGCGCCCGCAACGCGGGCAAGCACCGGGTGTACACCGGCGGCCAGTTCGTCCAGCCGCCCAGCACACCGAGCACGCTGACCTGGAAGTTCCCCGACCCGATCGGCGAGCAGCAGCTCGTCGAGATGCCCAGCGCCGACCAGGCGACCATCGCGCACCACCTGCGCACCCCGCTGATCACCGTGCACATCAGCACCGGCGCGCTGGCCGACGTCAAGGACCCGGCCACCCCGCCGCCGGTCGCGGTCGACGAGCTGGGCCGGTCCGCGCAGACCTTCCACGTCGACGTGGTGGTCAGCCGGGACGGCGAGCAACGCCGGGCGAGCGCGTCCGGGCAGGACATCTACGGCGTCAGCGGGCCACTGGCGGCTGCCGCGGTCGCCCGGCTGCTCAGCGACACGGTCACGCCGGTCGGCGCGATCACCGCGGGGGAGTTGTTCGACGCGCCCGAGTTCCTGCGCTCGCTGGCACCCGGGCACCTGTCCTTCACGACCGGTCGGTAGGGCTGTCCCCACCCCGGAATCGGCAGTCCACCGCAGGGACCGGCGGACTCCGGCCGCCTACCGTCGGTTCCGTTGACCGAGGCAGGGGAGTGGAACAGCTCATGCGGGGCAGGACGAAATGGGGCGCGCTGG contains:
- a CDS encoding saccharopine dehydrogenase NADP-binding domain-containing protein, with translation MSIENKLVAVMGAYGHTAKFVLTQLRALGLTPVPVGRDRDRLLALGLAQPPRVASVEDPDSLDRAFAGVLAVVNCAGPFADTAVPVVEAAIRAGAHYVDVAAEQSVTLDLLARFDAPARRAGVAVVPAMAFYGGLGDLLATAAAADWTEADDVQVAIALDSWLPTLGSRRTGARNAGKHRVYTGGQFVQPPSTPSTLTWKFPDPIGEQQLVEMPSADQATIAHHLRTPLITVHISTGALADVKDPATPPPVAVDELGRSAQTFHVDVVVSRDGEQRRASASGQDIYGVSGPLAAAAVARLLSDTVTPVGAITAGELFDAPEFLRSLAPGHLSFTTGR